From Pyrenophora tritici-repentis strain M4 chromosome 1, whole genome shotgun sequence, the proteins below share one genomic window:
- a CDS encoding RNA-binding protein (RRM domain) — protein MSEVANATSPVQDGADANGAQINTNVPAAQGEVSTPTSAAPAHNQNSASLYVGELDPSVTEAMLFELFSSIGQVASIRVCRDAVTRRSLGYAYVNYNSSEDGEKALEELNYTVIKGKPCRIMWSQRDPALRKTGQGNVFIKNLDHAIDNKALHDTFAAFGNILSCKVAQDELGNSKGYGFVHYETAEAANNAIKHVNGMLLNEKKVFVGHHIPKKERMSKFEEMKANFTNIYVKNIDLDVSDEDFRDLFEKHGDITSASIARDDQGKSRGFGFVNYIKHEAASAAVDALNDTDFRGQKLYVGRAQKKHEREEELRKQYEAARLEKQSKYQGVNLYIKNLNDDVDDEKLRDMFTPFGTITSAKVMRDAMPAAGSEDATDEKKDESKEESEEAKDESKEDSDDKKDEKADKVTIKGEKKILGKSKGFGFVCFSNPDEATKAVTEMNQKMIENKPLYVALAQRKDVRKNQLEATIQARNQLRMQQQQQQQFGGIPQMFIAPGQQPMMFPAGGRGQMPFPAGIPGQQGGRGAGFPGGMPGQQGGRGGPNGQQMPPMYMPPGMAPGAFPPAYMNQQYMQLAQAAQQAMGGRGGRGGVPMAPMPGMPQVPMAGVPGMRGGQGFPPQGAGRGGMPQGRPGQSPMPNYPPGGRGGPGGAGVDMSALQGAAPGQQKQMLGEALYPKIAEMQPELAGKITGMLLEMDNSELINLTADEAALRAKVDEAMSVYDEYVKNKEGEPEKDAPKEESKEEKA, from the exons ATGTCTGAAGTTGCCAACGCTACCTCGCCCGTCCAGGACGGTGCTGACGCCAACGGCGCTCAGATCAACACCAACGTCCCCGCTGCCCAGGGCGAGGTCTCCACTCCCACCTCCGCTGCCCCCGCCCACAACCAGAACTCTGCGTCGCTGTATGTTGGCGAGCTCGATCCCTCCGTTACCGAGGCCATGCTCTTTGAGCTGTTCTCCTCCATTGGCCAAGTCGCGTCTATCCGTGTCTGCCGTGACGCCGTTACCCGTCGCTCGCTCGGTTACGCCTATGTTAACTACAACAGCTCTGAGGACGGCGAGAAGGCCCTCGAAGAGCTCAACTACACCGTTATCAAGGGCAAGCCTTGCCGTATCATGTGGTCTCAGCGCGACCCCGCTCTGCGCAAGACTGGTCAGGGCAACGTCTTCATCAAGAACTTGGACCATGCCATTGACAACAAGGCTCTCCATGACACATTCGCCGCTTTTGGTAACATCTTGAGCTGCAAGGTTGCTCAGGACGAGCTTGGTAACTCCAAGGGTTACGGGTTCGTGCACTACGAGACTGCTGAGGCCGCCAACAATGCTATCAAGCATGTGAACGGCATGTTGCTTAACGAGAAGAAGGTATTCGTGGGCCACCACATCCCCAAGAAGGAGCGCATGAGCAAGTTCGAGGAGATGAAGGCCAACTTCACCAACATCTACGTCAAGAACATCGATCTCGATGTCTCTGACGAGGACTTCCGTGACCTCTTCGAGAAGCACGGTGACATCACCTCTGCCTCCATTGCCCGCGACGACCAGGGCAAGAGCCGTGGATTTGGTTTCGTCAACTACATCAAGCACGAGGCTGCCTCTGCTGCTGTTGATGCTCTCAACGACACCGACTTCCGCGGTCAGAAGCTCTACGTCGGTCGTGCACAGAAGAAGCATGAGCGTGAGGAGGAGCTCCGTAAGCAGTACGAGGCTGCGCGTCTCGAGAAGCAGTCCAAGTACCAGGGCGTCAACCTGTACATCAAGAACCTCAACGACGATGTCGACGACGAGAAGCTGCGTGACATGTTCACTCCTTTCGGTACCATTACCTCCGCCAAGGTCATGCGTGATGCCATGCCTGCTGCGGGCTCCGAGGATGCGACTGATGAGAAGAAGGACGAGTCCAAGGAGGAGTCTGAGGAGGCCAAGGACGAGTCCAAGGAGGATTCCGATGACAAGAAGGATGAGAAGGCCGACAAGGTCACCATCAAGGGCGAGAAGAAGATCCTCGGTAAGAGCAAGGGCTTCGGTTTCGTCTGCTTCAGCAACCCCGACGAGGCTACCAAGGCTGTCACCGAGATGAACCAGAAGATGATCGAGAACAAGCCTCTCTACGTCGCCCTTGCCCAGCGCAAGGATGTCCGCAAGAACCAGCTCGAGGCTACCATCCAGGCTCGCAACCAGCTCCGCatgcagcaacaacagcagcaacaatTCGGTGGCATCCCTCAGATGTTCATTGCACCTGGTCAGCAGCCCATGATGTTCCCTGCCGGTGGCCGAGGTCAGATGCCGTTCCCCGCTGGCATACCTGGTCAGCAAGGCGGCCGTGGCGCTGGCTTCCCTGGCGGCATGCCCGGTCAGCAGGGCGGTCGCGGCGGACCCAACGGTCAGCAGATGCCCCCCATGTACATGCCTCCTGGCATGGCACCCGGTGCCTTCCCTCCTGCGTACATGAACCAGCAGTACATGCAGCTTGCACAGGCAGCACAGCAGGCTATGGGCGGACGTGGTGGTCGCGGTGGCGTCCCCATGGCTCCTATGCCCGGTATGCCTCAAGTGCCCATGGCTGGTGTTCCTGGTATGCGCGGCGGTCAGGGCTTCCCTCCTCAGGGCGCTGGACGTGGCGGTATGCCTCAAGGCCGTCCTGGACAGTCTCCTATGCCTAACTACCCTCCGGGTGGCCGCGGCGGTCCTGGAGGCGCCGGTGTTGACATGAGCGCTTTGCAAGGTGCTGCCCCCGGCCAGCAGAAGCAGATGCTCGGTGAGGCTCTTTACCCCAAGATCGCCGAGATGCAGCCCGAGCTTGCTGGAAAGATCACTGGTATGCTTCTCGAGATGGACAACAGCGAGTTGATCAACCT CACTGCCGACGAGGCTGCTCTCCGCGCCAAGGTTGACGAGGCTATGAGCGTCTATGACGAATACGTCAAGAACAAAGAGGGTGAGCCTGAGAAGGACGCTCCCAAGGAAGAGTCCAAAGAAGAAAAAGCTTAA
- a CDS encoding Atrophin-1 multi-domain protein has protein sequence MEASMPSPPPPYSPGQNPNLSQSLSTSTTSSPQMSAGAFPHPPPPPPPSSNPSSARPISGYHSRPGSMVIPSSATSMTSNPQFPPPPPRNGTGRSVSRDKLASKFSLSSFRNRNSDHSPGPSNIDSLHISTSDAIQRAPASPGLVAQRATSNYIANTFVERRYSPETQSPIRPPTSRRAASAGVPGYETRTPIDESPIVPSGSWSRNVPLPPPPPGPPPSSSRSQSMGPGTEPTSSRGPTLPSAPPTRRPGQTTLTPIPPTPMGWQDEPTNVRSKSPAAHGLHIDTSPRAVCPGEQPGPVSESGSVSVSSGPTTITSISASSSNLQRTPHKRDTSTRGIRERRSESRAAREHRTEPSNNPWAQDLDTEAAKPANLDLGTPEGGLTRRGAVTRGTPRSSGALRSPRSGHLFDDPGSSNSTPRVDTPSRGAFMAVPTPPFSPGMEYLSRSAQKAPVSLPSKALPTPPLRIYADERNTDLTHQSGAVNDGTIHTPNASHVAVQDSTITTPRQSDAHNFARAAMDRHRSFIEKEMAAETDQDRLELFAEFIVTESRLRRDRYSGAFDAMAGDIMDLTRDMWRSYGNSGRRSATPNTQVTPAGRGNRRSQGSVTGESPDTRFSNSMPTTAASPASSIGNFTPHTEPASPSSASSQKARDVSWTNNYHPSLSPIPSMAMSTIPDEQDSRGRSASRWWESDGGSSGVGGDRRLERSKRESKYMSLPKEARENLQWAGMDQNTPIQRGESSSRPAYGPNDYPPEKVGLHEESLQLPQQQPYGYYARSTTTTPDPHKLDVSRLVTLPPSYPRHHPAVNNSHPDLTTIRSSLRSLSELDEVKNTKAKFKAKIEARKEQENASLSDRRAQLRYNIQDNLRNGVMSFAEAAKAEADFENREHQRAQDVVQWIFDSFQAEVANPLHAMFCERITKATASMEHLKGRLSSEAQEPNPNQTQEEGDEKPELLEMLTLLKWLFEAREQLHKEMFELEDERNDLYRDIIVLPYVQTNNDQKVKEATTFFQRDGQDRKVAFEKETLKRYEDLMNVIEQNVTRGVEAQLSAFWDIAPGLLEIVQQVPRNLQGFEVLVPPQEYEETPAYHDYPLQYLYTLLAHAGRSAHQFIESQINLLCLLHEVKTGVMTAGSRLLETQRLMEGEDLAGVNQEMKAIRADEERRLTDDLKEKVGLVESQWNEALGQGLEDCKTRVENHLTEQGGWDDTLRE, from the exons ATGGAAG CGTCGATGCCCTcccctccacctccatatTCGCCTGGTCAAAATCCAAACTTGTCACAGTCTCTGAGTACCAGCACTACCTCATCCCCTCAAATGTCTGCCGGCGCGTTTCCTCATCCTCCCCCGCCCCCACCACCGAGCAGCAACCCATCATCCGCGCGACCAATCTCGGGGTACCATAGCCGGCCGGGCTCTATGGTCATACCGTCGAGTGCAACGAGTATGACGTCGAATCCACAGTTtccgcctccaccacccAGAAATGGAACAGGTCGATCGGTCTCGCGTGACAAGCTGGCTTCGAAATTCAGTCTGTCGTCGTTCAGGAACCGGAATAGTGATCATAGTCCTGGCCCAAGCAACATCGACTCGCTCCACATCAGCACTTCAGATGCGATCCAGAGAGCCCCAGCTTCACCTGGGTTGGTCGCACAGCGGGCCACTTCCAA TTACATAGCGAACACCTTTGTTGAGCGGCGTTACAGTCCTGAGACACAGTCGCCCATAAGGCCTCCTACCTCTCGAAGGGCAGCATCTGCTGGCGTACCAGGCTACGAGACACGAACACCCATTGATGAGTCGCCTATCGTCCCATCAGGAAGCTGGAGTCGCAATGTGCCGTTACCCCCACCTCCCCCCGGTCCTCCACCTAGTAGTTCAAGGTCGCAGAGTATGGGGCCTGGGACAGAGCCTACATCGAGCCGAGGACCTACGCTCCCTTCTGCACCACCTACAAGAAGACCGGGTCAAACAACGCTGACGCCCATTCCTCCGACACCCATGGGCTGGCAAGATGAGCCTACTAATGTGCGGTCAAAATCCCCGGCAGCCCATGGCCTACACATTGACACGAGCCCCCGTGCTGTTTGTCCAGGTGAGCAGCCTGGACCGGTATCAGAAAGTGGGAGCGTTTCCGTTTCATCAGGGCCAACTACCATCACTTCAATATCTGCATCCAGTAGTAATCTCCAGCGCACACCTCACAAACGTGACACAAGTACCCGGGGAATTCGAGAACGAAGAAGTGAGAGTCGGGCAGCTCGAGAGCACCGTACAGAGCCAAGCAATAACCCCTGGGCACAAGATCTAGATACAGAAGCAGCCAAACCAGCGAATCTTGATCTCGGAACGCCAGAAGGCGGATTGACGCGTCGCGGTGCTGTCACAAGAGGCACTCCAAGAAGCAGTGGTGCTCTTCGATCACCACGAAGCGGACATTTGTTTGACGATCCTGGGTCTTCAAACTCTACACCTCGAGTGGATACACCTTCAAGGGGCGCATTCATGGCTGTCCCAACACCACCTTTCTCGCCAGGTATGGAATATCTCAGTCGTTCAGCCCAGAAAGCTCCAGTCTCGCTCCCCTCCAAAGCGTTACCTACTCCACCACTTCGTATCTATGCCGATGAGAGGAACACAGACCTGACTCATCAATCAGGAGCTGTAAACGATGGTACTATTCACACGCCAAACGCCTCACATGTCGCAGTACAGGATTCGACGATAACCACACCGAGACAATCAGACGCTCATAATTTTGCCCGTGCCGCCATGGACCGACATCGAAGCTTCAttgagaaagagatggcGGCTGAAACAGATCAAGATAGACTGGAGTTGTTCGCGGAATTCATTGTTACCGAGTCAAGGCTTCGCCGCGACCGTTACTCTGGAGCCTTTGATGCAATGGCTGGAGATATCATGGATCTGACAAGGGATATGTGGCGCTCATACGGTAACTCCGGTCGCAGATCGGCTACACCAAATACTCAGGTCACCCCTGCGGGACGTGGTAACAGAAGATCTCAAGGCTCAGTCACAGGCGAATCTCCGGATACCCGTTTCTCCAACTCGATGCCGACTACTGCTGCTAGCCCTGCATCTTCTATTGGGAACTTCACGCCGCACACCGAACCAGCGTCTCCGTCCAGTGCATCCAGCCAAAAAGCCCGAGATGTCTCATGGACTAATAATTATCACCCATCACTTTCGCCCATTCCAAGCATGGCTATGAGTACCATTCCTGACGAACAAGACTCCAGAGGTCGATCGGCAAGCCGCTGGTGGGAAAGCGACGGTGGCTCTTCAGGCGTGGGTGGTGACAGAAGACTGGAGCGGAGTAAGAGAGAGTCCAAGTACATGAGTTTGCCGAAAGAGGCCCGCGAGAATCTACAGTGGGCAGGTATGGATCAGAACACTCCAATCCAACGAGGCGAGTCTAGTAGTCGACCAGCGTATGGACCCAACGATTACCCTCCCGAGAAAGTTGGTCTACATGAAGAGAGTCTACAGCTaccacaacaacaaccttATGGGTACTATGCAAGGTCGACTACAACAACGCCTGACCCACACAAGCTGGATGTTTCGAGACTGGTCACGCTTCCGCCATCCTACCCTCGACATCATCCCGCAGTAAACAATAGTCATCCTGACTTGACTACAATACGGAGCAGCTTGCGCAGTCTTTCGGAACTGGATGAAGTCAAGAATACAAAGGCAAAGTTCAAGGCTAAGATCGAAGCAAGGAAAGAGCAGGAGAATGCTTCCTTATCCGATCGAAGGGCACAACTCCGGTACAATATCCAGGACAATCTGCGAAATGGTGTCATGTCATTTGCAGAGGCTGCGAAGGCAGAGGCAGATTTCGAGAATCGTGAGCATCAGAGAGCTCAAGACGTAGTTCAATGGATATTCGACAGCTTCCAGGCCGAGGTGGCCAATCCCCTGCACGCCATGTTCTGCGAGCGTATCACGAAGGCCACGGCATCGATGGAGCATCTCAAAGGGCGCCTGTCCAGTGAAGCGCAAGAGCCAAACCCTAACCAAACGCAGGAAGAAGGTGATGAGAAACCAGAACTCCTAGAGATGCTCACTTTGCTCAAATGGCTGTTTGAAGCACGGGAACAACTGCACAAGGAAATGTTTGAGCTGGAAGATGAGCGCAACGACCTCTACCGGGATATCATCGTTCTCCCCTATGTCCAAACCAACAACGATCAGAAGGTCAAGGAAGCCACCACATTCTTCCAGCGCGATGGACAAGACCGCAAGGTTGCTTTTGAGAAGGAAACACTCAAACGGTACGAGGACCTCATGAACGTCATTGAGCAGAACGTCACTCGCGGTGTCGAGGCTCAGTTATCTGCATTTTGGGATATTGCGCCTGGACTGCTGGAGATTGTGCAACAGGTTCCTCGGAATCTACAGGGCTTCGAAGTTCTGGTCCCACCGCAAGAGTATGAAGAAACACCGGCATACCATGACTACCCGTTGCAGTATCTCTACACACTTCTAGCGCATGCGGGTCGCTCTGCACATCAGTTTATTGAATCTCAGATCAATTTGCTGTGTCTGCTGCATGAGGTCAAGACCGGAGTCATGACGGCCGGCTCGCGACTGCTTGAGACACAGCGACTGATGGAGGGCGAGGATCTGGCAGGAGTGAACCAAGAGATGAAAGCCATTAGGGCAGACGAGGAACGACGACTCACGGATGATCTGAAGGAGAAGGTCGGCCTGGTGGAGAGCCAATGGAATGAAGCGCTTGGCCAGGGTTTGGAAGACTGCAAAACACGAGTAGAGAATCACCTCACCGAGCAAGGTGGCTGGGACGATACTTTGCGCGAGTAA
- a CDS encoding acetyltransferase has product MGVVIADPHSLQLCLFDESAQVSDGVTALFFESKSFIQVCGTIITGSIQVYQDLLLIGLGKDTLYQLRGQALPSMVWVCGDILEQEMFSLAEHTLPQAPKSNGECHNQGVVTIFRQ; this is encoded by the coding sequence ATGGGTGTGGTCATTGCCGACCCCCATTCTCTCCAACTCTGCCTCTTCGACGAATCGGCTCAAGTTTCTGATGGTGTGACAGCCTTGTTCTTCGAATCCAAGTCGTTTATACAAGTGTGCGGCACTATTATCACTGGCAGTATCCAGGTATACCAAGACTTGCTGCTTATCGGCCTGGGAAAGGACACGCTCTATCAGTTGCGCGGCCAGGCCCTGCCCTCGATGGTCTGGGTGTGTGGCGATATTCTCGAGCAAGAAATGTTTTCGCTCGCAGAGCACACGCTCCCTCAGGCTCCGAAGTCCAACGGTGAATGCCATAATCAGGGGGTTGTTACAATATTCAGGCAATGA
- a CDS encoding DUF747 domain containing protein, with the protein MNGADVRTNGDSRISEQLPTPTLSPEPDDVALPNVRRDNDAKGDEPLQNVTNGANGIASSTSTSRRPSAHEEAIMSDTNEKIRPIKRPGDGPRRSSVSEHEKMLKLSPRQVQELTSEPASIPVRAATPILEDELEDVTPLVTEGQGSSKLLGVVLERPVELRDSNKDRVSRVGEGSREKEVVLIKTSATELRSSRPALSSRSITTPSLVRRTTSRSRSRNPSQVRETDDRRQGRHVPAPLSFDHKDGASKAQEKHKEIREVRHAVSPTAIALPLPPMSMPTFLSLELSANRPSPLYIYRPATTEFPYESSEIKYERLLNFLRIPLMIEGILGFGALACLDAWMHVLTILPLRFLLAVAILVKWWGSVIVKEFRDLWAFVYNGLPRLWQRRKHTDGPTPLPTPTEEEAPSMSRKHSTSSVPSANTTARQNSQTSTTFKFPDLKELKARRPRNSRFRHRRTKSTPSTLLPSHKADILKGLLVIASCFVLMRFDASRMYHGIRGQSAIKLYVIYNVLEVCDRLLSAVGQDVLECLFSRETLDRNPDGRSKVLRPLGMFVLALVYTVAHATALFYQVITLNVAVNSYSNALLTLLMSNQFVEIKGTVFKKFEKENLFQITCADVVERFQLWLMLLIIAMRNVVEVGGLSIQSSDTSWTAMFTGSANASSGTAFKASSIIPMSFTIFPKYIAQVLNPFLLVLGSEMFVDWLKHAYITKFNQYKPEVYSKFFDVLAKDYYSNAFADADLTRRLGLPVIPLSCLFIRAAIQTYHMFIAMHMPPPLHATSTSLTSDPTSSPVTTAALAHIDHVFRRALGRSSFGAGIPSQVWYNPLSYNFDDLIAGSTMLIVFLIIYLMFLAFKLVLGMLLLSVSRKRYHGMQEREKLNVETGGKRIGGWGVVDVDEEKRKVIYDDDPESLKRLRERDEKGRKKEEHERERGTSFGHVSRYAMVAKRIW; encoded by the exons ATGAACGGGGCAGACGTACGGACAAACGGCGATTCACGTATAAGTGAACAGTTACCAACGCCAACGCTGTCACCAGAACCGGACGACGTGGCATTACCGAATGTTCGCCGCGACAATGACGCGAAAGGCGACGAGCCTCTACAGAACGTAACAAACGGTGCCAATGGCATTGCCAGCTCTACCTCGACGAGTAGAAGGCCTAGTGCCCATGAGGAGGCCATAATGTCCGACACCAACGAGAAAATTAGGCCCATTAAGCGGCCTGGGGATGGTCCGAGGAGGAGCAGCGTGTCAGAACATGAGAAGATGCTCAAGCTCAGTCCCCGCCAGGTCCAGGAGTTGACGAGCGAACCTGCGAGTATACCTGTACGGGCAGCGACACCAATCCTCGAAGACGAGCTTGAGGATGTGACACCGTTGGTGACCGAGGGCCAGGGCAGCAGCAAGCTTCTGGGCGTGGTGCTGGAACGACCGGTGGAGTTGCGGGATTCGAATAAGGATAGGGTATCACGAGTCGGAGAGGGGTCACGGGAGAAGGAAGTTGTTCTGATCAAGACGTCTGCAACCGAGTTGCGCAGTAGCCGGCCAGCTCTCTCGTCACGATCAATTACCACACCCTCGCTCGTGCGGAGAACGACGTCAAGATCGCGATCGCGGAACCCTAGCCAGGTCCGGGAAACAGATGATAGGAGGCAGGGCAGACATGTTCCTGCGCCTCTGAGTTTCGACCATAAGGATGGGGCTTCAAAGGCTCAGGAAAAGCACAAGGAGATACGCGAGGTGCGGCATGCCGTTTCGCCCACGGCTATTGCCCTTCCACTTCCCCCAATGTCAATGCCTACCTTTCTGTCTCTTGAGCTTTCTGCGAACCGTCCCTCTCCCTTATACATCTACCGTCCCGCTACTACCGAGTTTCCATACGAGTCATCCGAGATCAAGTATGAGCGTTTACTCAACTTTTTGAGGATACCGCTCATGATTGAAGGCATATTAGGCTTTGGTGCGCTGGCTTGTCTCGATGCCTGGATGCATGTTTTAACAATCCTGCCCCTGCGCTTTTTGCTCGCTGTCGCTATCCTAGTCAAGTGGTGGGGTTCAGTAATTGTAAAAGAGTTTCGTGATCTTTGGGCTTTTGTTTACAATGGGTTACCGCGCCTTTGGCAACGGAGAAAGCATACAGACGGTCCTACACCTCTGCCCACGCCAACCGAAGAAGAGGCTCCATCCATGTCACGGAAGCACTCTACGTCAAGTGTGCCATCGGCCAACACGACAGCCAGACAAAATTCTCAAACGTCAACGACTTTCAAATTCCCGGACTTGAAAGAGCTAAAGGCACGGCGGCCCCGGAACTCCCGATTTCGCCATCGCCGTACCAAATCAACACCATCTACGCTACTGCCAAGCCACAAGGCAGACATACTCAAAGGTTTGCTGGTTATTGCAAGCTGTTTCGTCTTGATGAGGTTCGATGCAAGTCGCATGTATCACGGCATTCGTGGTCAGTCAGCGATCAAGCTCTACGTCATCTACAATGTTTTGGAGGTCTGCGATCGCCTGCTGTCGGCTGTTGGTCAGGATGTTCTCGAATGTCTCTTCTCTCGCGAGACACTCGATCGCAATCCTGATGGCAGAAGCAAGGTGCTTCGGCCGCTCGGCATGTTTGTACTTGCTCTTGTCTACACCGTAGCCCACGCTACTGCACTCTTCTACCAGGTCATCACGCTCAACGTCGCAGTCAACTCTTATTCGAACGCGCTACTAACGCTGCTCATGTCCAATCAGTTCGTTGAAATCAAAGGCACAGTGTTTAAGAAATTCGAAAAAGAGAATCTCTTCCAGATTACTTGCGCAGATGTTGTGGAACGCTTCCAGCTCTGGCTTATGCTCCTCATCATCGCTATGCGCAACGTAGTCGAAGTTGGCGGCCTAAGTATCCAGAGCAGCGATACATCTTGGACAGCCATGTTCACTGGGTCTGCCAACGCCTCCTCTGGGACTGCTTTCAAGGCCTCAAGCATCATACCCATGAGCTTCACCATTTTTCCAAAGTACATCGCTCAGGTTCTCAACCCGTTTCTGCTGGTGTTGGGCAGCGAAATGTTTGTAGACTGGCTGAAGCATGCATATATCACCAAGTTCAACCAGTATAAGCCAGAAGTATACAGCAAGTTCTTTGACGTACTGGCGAAGGACTACTATTCTAAT GCATTTGCGGATGCAGACTTGACGCGACGCCTAGGGTTGCCTGTCATACCACTATCTTGTCTCTTCATCCGTGCTGCCATCCAGACCTATCACATGTTCATCGCTATGCATATGCCACCTCCACTACACGCCACATCTACCTCCCTGACCTCAGACCCTACGTCGTCTCCAGTCACAACTGCCGCCTTGGCACACATTGACCATGTCTTTCGCCGCGCACTAGGCCGCTCCTCTTTTGGCGCCGGAATTCCTTCACAAGTCTGGTACAACCCTCTCTcctacaactttgatgatCTCATCGCCGGCTCAACAATGCTCATTGTATTTCTCATCATCTACCTCATGTTCCTTGCTTTCAAGCTCGTCCTTGGCATGCTCCTCCTATCCGTCAGTCGTAAACGATATCATGGTATGCAGGAGCGTGAGAAGCTCAATGTGGAGACTGGAGGAAAACGGATTGGAGGTTGGGGTGTTGTGGACGTGGAtgaggagaagaggaaggTGATATACGATGATGATCCCGAATCTTTGAAGAGACTGAGGGAGCGAGATGAAAAGGGAAGAAAGAAAGAGGAACACGAAAGGGAGAGGGGGACGAGCTTTGGACATGTTAGTCGCTATGCTATGGTCGCCAAGAGAATATGGTGA